The Nicotiana tabacum cultivar K326 chromosome 5, ASM71507v2, whole genome shotgun sequence sequence CACACATATGGTTGCTTtctccattgtccaaataccacgagctgcaatcatctctgtcttcttccttgagtgccatcaacaacgttgacttattttcttctttcttgtcgtcaacaaggttagccttttcttcaacattgctacgatattcccaagagtaatggccaaatttatgacaattataacattcaatttttgatttgtcatacctttgtccattattttcttggaagtatccacgtcctcttcctcctctttgtcTACAACCATGACCTCTGAATgtttggtggattttaacttcattgttgaagttgttaccattacttcttcctcttccatgacctCCTCGTACTCGTCCTCATCCTCGTCCATTTCCTCGATAGCTTGTTTCAACTCCATAATCCTTGaaggatgcctgagttttaagaagttgctccgatgacacttcttgtctccttttgatcttttcttcgtgggcctgtaaagaaccttccaattgctccaccatcaTAGAGTCTAAATATGTAGATTCctcaatagcacacaccacagaatcaaatttaggtgttaaagtgcgaaGGATCTTTTCTAGCACATGGACATCTTCTATGTCCTCCCCGTATCTTCTTAGTTGATTTACAACAACCTtcacttttgaaaaataattcgagatgcattcgaattctttcatttttaaaacttcaaaatcagcccttggagtttgaagttttacTTTTTTCACTTTGTCaattccttgaagagaattttgtaaaatcccccaagcttcctttgaggtggtagcatcAGTCACCTTCTCAATCATGACATCATCCAAACATTGATGGATTAGCGTCagggcttgttgatccttctttCTTGTCTTTGCCAAGACCTCTTTTTCATTTTAAGACAGAGCTTCCTCATTATTGGGTTTTGCATACCCTATGTCTACGATTTCCCACACATCCTGGAAGCCAAGAATGACTTTCATGCGTAGacaccatttctcataattatcttttgtgagacgggggtactgaaaagatagcgGACCATTATTTGCCATGattctgataccatgttgttgggataaaaaataatctcgcccaggaataatatccatatcaaataataataacacaagagagtaacaatgacaccaaatattttagcgggataaaatacaatacccgagtggagcaatattaccactataataaTACAActcagtagtgtcaagagactactacaactttgaaagaaataacactctttatttaaaacacctcactacaatattactacgACTCACTAGTTATCTCACAGACCATAATCTGTGGATTTCTCTCATTGCTTTATATTTCTCTCGTTATTTTGGTGTGTATCAAAAGAGAAATGGAGCCTGCTATTTATAGAAGATCAGAATGATTTATTCACTGTAATTTGCAGTGCAAATTACCATCGGTCAAAACATGTGTTTGTGACTTTTGAAATTTGGCAACTTTTTCTAGCCGCCCAACTTGGAAAATCTTTCCAGCCACCCTATTTGACTTCTGCaactttttcatcttttttctttgtttcatcTTTTTTATGGGTCCTACATTTGTCCACTAATGCTTGGACAAATAGAAAGAAATCACCTaacgttttttttttgttgggacTTAATTAGTTCTTTGGAATTTAAATTCGAATAATTTTTTACGTAATAAAATGCAGGCATGGAGTAAAACAACCTAGGAATCCATGGTCAGATGGGCCAGAATACATAACCCAATGTCCAATCCAACCAGGTTCAAAATTCAGGCAAATGTTGATCTTTTCGGATGAGGAGGGCACCTTATGGTGGCATGCACACAAAGAATGGGATCGAGCCACGGTTCATGGTGCCATTGTTGTTTATCCCAAACTTGGTACTACCTACCCTTTCCCCAGACCTGCTGCCGAACTAACCGTTGTCTTAGGTAAAATTACAATTTAATCGATCTTGTACCCGGTTTAATTTAAACACAATGAAGTCTTATGattggatgcgatcataccagcactaacacATCGGAttccatcagaactccgaagttaagtGTGCTTAGGCGAAAATAGTCCTAGGCTGGGTGACCCTCTGGGAAGTCCCCGTGTTGTATCCCTCTTTTAAAAGGGagtcttggagcaacggtaaaaaATTTTCCGTGTGACCTATATGTCAGGGGTTCGGGCCGAGGAAGCAGCATCATACCCCTATAGGTGCGGTCCTTCCCTGGACCATGCATGAATGCGAGATACTTTGTGCACCacactgttttttttttaaagttttatgaTCAAGCCTCTAAAAACTATTGTCTTCCTGATTTGATTCTTAGGGGAGTGGTGGAAGGAAAATATTATGTTGGTATATGAGCAATTTATCACCTCAGGAGGTCAACCAATTGATTCTGATGCTTATACAATAAATGGTCAGCCTGGAGATTTTTACCCTTGCTCAAAGTATGGTAAGTGAATTGTAACTCCATCAGAAAACAAAAGGCAGAGATGAGTTTGTAATTTTTAACTTTCCTATTAACTGTATGGGCAGAGACATTCAAGTTAGAGGTAGAGTGTGGGAAGACATATCTGCTACGGATCATAAACGCCGCAATGAATGAAATGCTTTTCTTTGGAATAGCAGAGCATAAACTCACAGTAGTAGGAACAGATGGAAGCTACACTAAGCCTTTGACAAGGGATTTTATCACAATAACTCCTGGACAAACATTTGATTGCATATTGGAGGCTAACCAGAAGCCGGGCCGTTACTATATGGCTGCTAGAGCTTATTCCAGTGGGGTTAATGTCAATTTTGACAACACAACCACCACAGCAATTGTGGAATACAAAGGAAACTACGACGAATATTCTTCTCCTCCTCCATTGCCTTATTTACCTTGTTACAATGATACTCTTGCAGCTGTAGATTTTAGTGCTAGTCTTAGAAGTTTGGCTTCGGATGACCACCCGATAACTGTACCAACTGAAGTGAAAGATAGGTTGATATCAACAGTTTCAATAAATGCATACCCTTGCCCTATAAACGGTACAAACTCTACGTGCCAAGGACCTAATGGAACGCGACTAGCAGCGAGTATGAACAACATAAGCTTTGTCAACCCGTCCATTGATATCCTAGAAGCGTACTATTATCATATAAAGGGTGTGTTATTTGGGGAGAAATTTCCAAAGTTTCCGCCATATGTATTCAATTATACTGCAGATGTCCTGCCTTTGCGATTGGAAATACCAAAAAGCGGGACACATGTAGTAATGCTGAAGTATAATACGACAGTTGAGCTCGTTTTTCAGGGGACTAACCTGGTTGCTGGCATAGATCATCCAATGCATCTACATGGATTTAATTTCTACACTGTTGGATTGGGACTTGGAAATTTCGACGAGAGGTTGGATCCTCTGAACTATAATCTTGTCGATCCTCCTCGCCAGAACACTGTTGCTGTCCCTAAAAGGGGTTGGGCTGCCATTAGATTCAAAGCAGACAACCCTGGTAAGTCTAACTCCCTTAAAGCTCCTTTATttggtaattttatttatttaagtacTCCATCTATTCCGCTCTATACATTTTTGAGTTATTAAGTACTGTTTTTTATGTAGTTTCTAAGTATGTAACCTATATTTTAACAAACTTGAATATTCTATACCTGAATCACAACAACAATAGACCAGTGTAATCCCACGAAGTGAAGTTTGGGAGGGGTAAAGTATATGCAGACGTTACCTATACCTTGTAAAGGTAGAGAGGCCTGTTTCGGATAGACCTATATATACCTGAATCATATGAAAACCAAATAATTTGACCCTGGAATTTCGAGCTCCATCACATAAAATGGAACATAGGGGGGTATTTCTTTTCCAATAATTGAACgtttttttccttctttgctTATTCTTGATCTTCCAATGTTCCAGGAGTTTGGTTTTTGCACTGCCATTTTGAGCGTCATTTGACATGGGGCATGAAGACTGTATTCATAGTTAGAGAAGGCGATTGCCCTGAAGAAAAGTTGTTGCCACGTCCCTTAGACATGCCTCGATGCTGATTGCCGTGTGAATCAGGGGTGGATTTATAGGGAAGATTATGACCGCACATGAACTCATGCTGTCTCcgtaaaattagatattttagatatatattttttttaaaattagtatAATATTAACTGTTGACACTCATGCCCCAAGAAAATTAAATACTGCACTTGGTAGTTGAATTATTTACCAGGAAAAATGGAGATCAATTccacttaatattttttttttatagtagTGCACCCATGTACTAGAAATTCTAGATTCGCCTCTGAATCTTCAACCGCGTCCATACGTAAATGTGTTGTATTTGATTAACAGTTGTACTGAATCGGAGGAAATGTTTTTAGAGTTGAACCCTTCATGGCTGAGGAATTTGTGCCTTTTAAACTCTGCTATGCATATTTACCCGAATATCAGAAACTAGATGCTGGTTAATATAAGTAATGAAGGAACATCACTAGATTTCAGAAATAAGGAAAATCATTTCTCCTAGGTTTTGTGTATCTATTTTTAAATCTAAATCTCTCCActtaataagaaaaaaaaagaattgatgATTTTAAAAGGGTGTACTTTATTAATATGTAGATTCTTTTCACAATTATCCTAATCAATGCGAATTATGTTTTATTTGGGTCGAGGGTCCATAAAAAATAATCTCTCTCTACTTCACGAGGTAGaagtaaggtttgcgtacacacatTATCCTCCTATATCCCTCGTGAGATTTCATTGAATATGTTACTGTTATTATCTAATCAACTAATCAAAACTTCCCATTGGAGTTGAGGGTTGTCTAAGATGTCAATAATCCCCTTTTCTATCAATGTGGCAAAAAGAAAGGCATGGATGCAGCAGAATAAAAAGGCTTGCCTATTAGAGGTAGCAAATGAACGAGTCGGTTCGGGTATTGGCGAGATAAAAATGGGTAATACAAAACAAATGatatatccgacccgacccaatTGATATGGATAAAAAATAGGTTAAGCGGTGAATtatatggatattcatattatccatggcttcttgaatatgattcTTTTGGGAAAATTCCTAGTCTCTCAAATTTGAGGAACCCACAATTTGAGTATTTGcgaatataaaagttaaacccattggttatccattttttaagtggataatatggatcttatccatatttgacctatttttgaaatgtttattatccaacccatttttaatggataatatggatggTTATTAAAGATGTTAATTATTCCTTCCATTCcaatttatttgatattatttcctTGTTAGTCAGTATAAAAAAGATCATATTCAATATTCAAATATAATTGAACTATATATTTCTCATTTTAATTTAAAATGCAATGCTTTTATGACCACAAAAATCTTATCGCATGAATAAGTCACATTCTTAAAATTCTTTCATTCTTTAACTACGTATCCAGTCAAATTAGGCCATATAAATTAAATAGAGGGAGTACTTACGAGTTGAGCGAAAATACTAACCTCCTTTTTTGGTTAAGTTGCTACTAATAGTTTTGTAATGGATTGTAAAgaaattcagaaataaaattGTAAAAGAGATGATTAGCGGAAGTCAAATGAGTTTTATTAGCTCAATGAATCAAAGTACAATACATTGACATGGCTCTTCAATGAAGTTtgtagaaaagaagaagaagaatcaaagagagagagaatatagagagagaaagtagTTGAATCTGGTAAAATGTAACTGATTCTGTTGGGCCTTCTCCTACTAATAGATTCTAGAATATTCTTCCTTTGATTTTCACCCTTAGATCATAATAGGCCTATAATCTGAACCACACATCTTAAATGACCATGGACGCTCCTAATGATGCCACGTCACTCTTCTTATTCTTTTATCCTAACTCTACTTTCCTTATTCATTTCATTTCCCTTCACTTCTCAGCCGACAACCTTAGGTTTTGGCAATACCCCACCAATGAAGAACGACCTTGTCCTCAAGGTCGGAGTGTAGCCACAAAGTTAAGAAATTGACTCTTGATATATCCTCAATCTTCCCATGTCTCCTCATCTTCTCCTAAATTTGTCCATTGCACCAACACCTTAACCCCCACTCCATTATTAACCTTGACCATTCACCTCTGCAAAATTGCTAAATGCTGGACCAAAACTTGACCTTCTTCATCACAAATCAGTGGTTGTTATTGTGGTGAAATCGCTGGGCCAATGTGTTTCTTGAGCTGCGACACATAGAAAACTGGGTGGATTTGAGACCCAGATGTAAGCTCCAGTAAGTAAGCCACTGCCCCTATCTTTTCTGTGATTTTATGTGGTCCATAGTATTTACCACTTAGCTTCAAGTTCCTTCGCACTGCTACTGAGGTTTTCCTGTACGGCTGGAGTTTTAGATAGACTAAATCTCCAACCTCTAGATTTCTGTTTGATCTGCGTTTGTTAGCATAGAATTTCGTGCGAGCCTAAGCTTGATTTAGATTTTCTTTCAGATTCTGCAACATTTGCTGTCTCTGATCTATAAGAGACCCTGCTGATGTATGTGTAGAATATGGTAGTGACCCCATATGAACCTGTGTAGGTGGAAACCCATATAGAGCCTAAAAAGGGGTAGTCTGTAATGAGCTGTGATAATTGGTATTGTCCCATCACTCAGCTAATGGCAGCCACTTCGCTCATTGCTTAGGGTTAGTGAACACCACAACCCTTAAATAAGATTCCAAGCACCCGTTAAGCCTCTCCGTTTGACCATCAGACTGGGGATGATAGGAAGTAGACATATTCAATTTATTTCCCATGGTTTTGAAGAGTTGCTGCCACAATTGACTAGTGAAGATGGAATCCCTATCTGTCACAATAGTCTTGGGTAATCCATACAACTTGTAGATATCCTTTAGGAATGTCTCAGCTACATCCTGAACTGTATAAGGATGTTTATGAGCCAGAAAATGACCATACTTAATCAGTCGATCCACTACCACCAATATAACCTCCATGCAGCCAGATTTAGGAAGCCCTTCAATGAAATCCATGGCTATGTCTTTCCATGACATTTCTGGGATAGGTAAGGGTTGTAGTAGGCCTGGAGAGAGGACATTTTCTGTTTTAACTCTTTGACAAGTATCACATTCCGAAACCTTCTTGATCACCTCAATATTCATGTTTGGCCAACAGAATACTCCTTTGATCCTTCTGTAAGTCCCCATCTGCCTAGAGTGACCTCCCAATGGTGATTAATGTAGTGCCTCAAAAATCTTAGTTCTAAGGGGTGTTCATTTCCCTATATATATTCTCTGTTTGTACCTTACAATTCCTTGTTGTAAGGTATAGTGTAGCTTGTTATCAGGGGCTGTTGTCGGCTCAATTATCAATTGTGCAGCTGCAGGGTCATTCTAGTAACTCTGGATGATCTCTTGCATTCAAGTAGGTTCAGCAGTTGTGATGACATTTAGGCTAGAATCCTCTATCTCATGCATCGGCTACCCTATTTTCTGTCCCCTTTTTGTACTGAACCTCATAGTCCAATTCCAGCAATTTAGTTAAGCCTTTCTGTTGAAGAGCAGTTGTGACTTTTTGCTCTAATAAGTACTtcaaactgtgatgatcagttCTGATATTAAAGTGACCCCCTTGTAAGTAATGTCTTCAACTATCTACTACTGGCAATACTGTCATATACTCCTTCTCATAGGTAGACAATCCCCAATGTCTAGGGGCTAAGACCTTGCTAAAAATGCTAGTGGTCTTCCTTATTGCTTCAGCACAGCTCCCATACCTTTTGAGCAAACATCAGTTTCCACCACAAATGTTTTGGTGAAGTCTGCCAATGCAGGACATGTGCAGTGGTCATTGCTTGCTTGAGGTTGTTGAAGGTTGTTTCTGCCTCAGGTCCCCACTGAAAAGAATTCTTTTTTAGCAGGTTAGTCAAAGGTTTGCCGATTACCCCATATGATTGGATAAACCTTCTATAGTACCCAGTCAAACTGATCATGcgcaactatgccttataaaaaggacaagcaGTTGTTACAAATATAATCAGGGTATTTAGCGCAGAGTCAAATCCACAGTgaattaacctaccaattactCTTGTTAGACTCACTAATTTCTTCGTAATCAACTGCTCGGATATTCTGAATAACAATTGGTGATATTTTTACTAGCTATAACTGAATAAAGTTAAGTAAACTAAAAGCTAACTATGATTGAGttttaaacaaataagagaaagagctaaggttatgatttcctctattgatggaatcccttcctgttATGTTTCGCATTGAATTACCTAATTGTCTCTgttgatcatgagcactcttactacTGTAAATCACTCCtaagtaattacgacaatttactagacgcactctcccaagttacgctagctggcttttattacagctcactttagatcacaccaaaggtttcgttatccctaatcccacctttaaaccctcggttattgatccctcatatactttgggagttgtgttgttcaaaaactacctaaatatgcaatctgtcccgagtaatacatactaaataggtacAACTAAGTGAGGATCCTattaattaactacaacaaaaacgtagttgaacaaataaagattgaaTCGGGCAAACTATGTTAATATAACAAGAAGTTCATTctcaacaggttccatcaaaaccctagactaagtAATTAGATACTCATAGCAAAGTAAGATAAAATCACAAAAGTATTCGTAATTTGCAAATAAAGCTAACGAAGAGAAGATTGAAAAATTCTAATGGTTgcttgatcttctcacacttgttcttgcttCCAATtcagtctaaaaacaagcttaacCTTCGCTTGGgtgagtttgttgagtttataaaGAGTTAGGATAAGTTTCCCCCGATCTATACTTTAGTCCCCAAATTTCTGTGCGATTACACAGTCGACCGCGACCATGGCAGAATGCGGCGTGACCGCGGTGAAATGCAACTATTCTGCCTCAATTGTTTGGCCTACCGCATTCAAGCCGCGGtcgaccgcggtcgcggtggcctCTTGCCCAGTCCTTCTTTGCCTCTTTCTTGCATATTTTCATTTGAGTTCTTCTTGATTGGCCTTATATCCACATTATTGACTCCAAAAGACTCCATAGTCTTTTCCTAACTTGGATAAGTTCCTGCAAATCAAAAGAACACCAAATAGAGTATTTTGATATCATTTTGtatttaaaacaacaataaagcatgGTTCATTTAGAGTGAAAATCGCATCtatatagcctattatcaacaccccacacttaaaccgtTACTAGTCCTCTAGCAACAAACCACACTCTATTGGCCTAATCATCACAGGATACCTCCCCTACTCTTTATACCAAGAATACTTCACATGGGTAGACTACCTCAGTGCAACCTCCTCACCTCAAGAGTGGACTCTTTTCTAGCCACGCAATACCCCTAAACAGCTCTCCTACTCTTAGTCAGAGGTCCAGACTTAACTTCCCTTCATGAATCATGTGCCTACTCACTACAAAAGAGACTTATATTATTTACAAACCACATACTGAGGAACTCAAATACAACATTTCACTCACCCTCAGAAAAAAAACTTCTTATGCCACAAACAACGCACTATAGCTTGCcagtagtgtaatactctactaatcgagctcattcattctaagatcaaataggactttattttgttgtaatgttggctgtgggacgggtaggatacatatgggtatagtgactacacctccctaagcactccACTACCTTGTGTACTTTTAAGCTCTTAACTTTGTCACACCTTCCTTCCACCATTGTATTATTGTGTTAACCCTTTTTTTTAAGcacactttttcttttaatagctGCCACCAATTTGAGACTTctctccttttttcctttttttttctctggTGGCCTCTAATATTGTTGATAACAGTGCACTTTTTCTTTTCATGTCCCCTTAGTTCCACTTAGCAGcccaaccaaccaccccacactaaTATTTTTCCATATCCTTTACACTTTGAGTGCTTCTAAGAGGTGATAGGGTTCAACAAGATAGACTATTTAAACTCGGgttaggcttgtaatgtggttgccacgGAAAACAGGCTTACAGGCTCAATGGGGTTGACTAGGGTATATATAATTAGGTGGGAACAAGCATACATAGAAAGGATAAGCAatgaaatgcctatatcactttccaGACCAAGCGAGGCTACCATTTCACTTCGTACACACACATGGAAAATTCTAGGCATTGAATGTTAACACAAAATACAGAAAGCCTCACTCACATATGGTACATGACTCAATTCAGTTAGGATCATCAGACACTCTGTTCTAAGTACTTGAACCATTCAGGTACACACAATTTAAGGCCTTATTTGAGTCAACTAAAGAGCCTAAGTGTCACACTAAAGTAGTCTTTATTCAAGGTACCATAGAGTTAAGGGtccctttttccatt is a genomic window containing:
- the LOC107804827 gene encoding laccase-15-like yields the protein MEYLPEFVSTSLRISCSVHLSGIWPASVGMVLEVSSSQWFGFSLCQIPPQLPVPGLSQLLSQPQSVCWFLPRQVVLSPLSVLLNHLVQRALVQVSQPVCFLEPSLTTSLGLCHYVESLPSTALGLDLLDLPECLQVKETSYQRLCESKNILTVNGQFPGPTIYARKGETIIVDVYNKGKSNITIHWHGVKQPRNPWSDGPEYITQCPIQPGSKFRQMLIFSDEEGTLWWHAHKEWDRATVHGAIVVYPKLGTTYPFPRPAAELTVVLGEWWKENIMLVYEQFITSGGQPIDSDAYTINGQPGDFYPCSKYETFKLEVECGKTYLLRIINAAMNEMLFFGIAEHKLTVVGTDGSYTKPLTRDFITITPGQTFDCILEANQKPGRYYMAARAYSSGVNVNFDNTTTTAIVEYKGNYDEYSSPPPLPYLPCYNDTLAAVDFSASLRSLASDDHPITVPTEVKDRLISTVSINAYPCPINGTNSTCQGPNGTRLAASMNNISFVNPSIDILEAYYYHIKGVLFGEKFPKFPPYVFNYTADVLPLRLEIPKSGTHVVMLKYNTTVELVFQGTNLVAGIDHPMHLHGFNFYTVGLGLGNFDERLDPLNYNLVDPPRQNTVAVPKRGWAAIRFKADNPGVWFLHCHFERHLTWGMKTVFIVREGDCPEEKLLPRPLDMPRC